The Solanum stenotomum isolate F172 unplaced genomic scaffold, ASM1918654v1 scaffold23477, whole genome shotgun sequence nucleotide sequence ATTTGGAGCTTGAATCGTGAGATTTTCCAGACTGTTCAACCCTAATAATAAGGTGAATTTCTTGAGTTTTTAACTCTGAAACTCTATATTATTCAGCTTATAGCATCTTGCTGGCTCCAATTCAGAAATGTTTGGGAACTTACAGAATATATCTCGAAACTGTTGGTCGGTGATGCTGGCACCAGTGAGCTCGAGTGTATGTAAAGTATTGTAACCACCCAAAATAGCAATTTGGCAAGGAAGAATATTGTCCTGTTCAGCATATTCATTATATATAAAGCATCGAAGATATGGAGCTTCGACTAGCACACTATGGAGTTTGCAATAACTTGCAGTCAAATACTCGAGACGTACTAGGCCAAAAATGTGACATTTGCTTATACCCTCACAATAATATAAACTTAGAGTCCTGATAGATGGGCATCTTTCGATAACTCTTTGCAATTGGGCATATGAAATATGTACATGATTCAAAGAAAGAGCCTTAAGACAACAAAATCTTATGTGAGTGGTGCTACTATGAAATTCAAACTTGCACTTGCTTAACGACAATGTTTTCAGCTTTTTAGCATCATAAATAACATGAGGTAAGCTATTTGGTCTTAAAATGGAAGGGTGAATCCCCAGCTCTGTGACGTTGAGTTTAACCGCCAATTCAATCCAAGTATCCAGGTGAGAATCCACTTCTGGATCACAATATGTAAGGATGAATTGTTCAAGATGTAAGTTTTTTTCGATATGGGATCGTAGGGATTGATCAACCAACTTGACATAGTTTTCAAGGGGAATATATTTGTTAACTTGAAATTGACCGAATATCAAATTAGGCCTTGAAGTCCAGTAATAGTGCCATCTCTTGGACAGCATACAACTTATCGCCACCTCTTTGACGTCGAGGTTAGTGAGACATAAGATGTGATGAATGATATGCACAGGCAATTCTGATATTCTATCATCTCTTTTTGCCATATTGCTTCGTTTTGATGTGATGATTGAGATGTCCTCTTTAAGGGTTTCACTTTTATACTAAAAAGTCATCATCATATATTTGGGTGAATTAAGTGAATATCCACTTTTGAACACCTATTTTCAAATATTAGCCACTAtatctaaaaaaggaaaaaggataaTTATATTAGCCACTAtatctaaaaaggaaaaaggacaaatatattaGTCAATAtatctaaaaaggaaaaatgacaaatcTATTAGCCACTATATCTaaaggaaaaaagaataaatgtATTATTTGCCGCTAtatctaaaaaggaaaaaggacaaatatattagccgctatatatatctaaaaaggaaaaaagataaatacatTAGCCGCTATacctaaaaaggaaaaagaaaaaatatattagccactataactaaaaaggaaaaaggacaaatatattaGCCACTAtatctaaaaaggaaaaagaataaatGTATTAGCCGCTATATCTAAAatggaaaaaggacaaatatattaGCCGCTATATCTGAAAAgcaaataagataaatatattaGCCGCTATatctaaaaatgaaaaaggaaaaacatattttgaacTATGATTTACccgattttttatttaattttttacccaaaatttaaaaaccTATCACAGTTCCATAAAATTCCAATGATGACTAAAAACCTATTTCTTGGTGACCCAAAACAGTCCTTCCAATACAACCCTATAGTTGAGGAGTTCATATCTTAAACGATCACTtaactttgagaatttatttagtaaagtcatt carries:
- the LOC125851214 gene encoding F-box/LRR-repeat protein 25-like, whose product is MAKRDDRISELPVHIIHHILCLTNLDVKEVAISCMLSKRWHYYWTSRPNLIFGQFQVNKYIPLENYVKLVDQSLRSHIEKNLHLEQFILTYCDPEVDSHLDTWIELAVKLNVTELGIHPSILRPNSLPHVIYDAKKLKTLSLSKCKFEFHSSTTHIRFCCLKALSLNHVHISYAQLQRVIERCPSIRTLSLYYCEGISKCHIFGLVRLEYLTASYCKLHSVLVEAPYLRCFIYNEYAEQDNILPCQIAILGGYNTLHTLELTGASITDQQFRDIFCKFPNISELEPARCYKLNNIEFQS